In a genomic window of Gossypium arboreum isolate Shixiya-1 chromosome 7, ASM2569848v2, whole genome shotgun sequence:
- the LOC108486350 gene encoding glucose-1-phosphate adenylyltransferase small subunit 2, chloroplastic-like, with translation MASMAALGAFRSPASSSSNASFVSRSRLSTAPRTLSFSASSLSGDHVVSRTITGSRQKERTTLIVSPKAVSDSKNSQTCLEPDVSRSVLGIILGGGAGTRLYPLTKKRAKPAVPLGGNYRLIDIPVSNCLNSNVSKIYVLTQFNSASLNRHISRAYASNMGGYKNEGFVEVLAAQQSPENPNWFQGTADAVRQYLWLFEEHNVLEFLVLAGDHLYRMNYESFIQAHRETAADITVAALPMDEKRAASFGLMKIDDEGRIIEFAEKPKGDQLKALQVDTTILGLDDERAKEMPYIASMGIYVVSKKAMLDLLSKKFPGANDFGSEVIPGATSIGMRVQAYLYDGYWEDIGTIEAFYNANLGITKKPVPDFSFYDRSSPIYTQPRYLPPSKMLNANVTDSVVGEGCVIKNCRIHHSVVGLRSCISEGAIIEDTLLMGADYYETEADRKFLAAKGSVPIGIGKNSHIKRAIIDKNARIGDDVKIINNDNVQEAAKETDGYFIKSGIVTIVKDALIPSGTVI, from the exons ATGGCGAGCATGGCCGCATTGGGTGCTTTCAGGTCGCCTGCTTCGTCGTCGTCCAATGCTTCTTTCGTTTCTCGGAGCCGTCTATCCACTGCTCCTCGGACCTTGTCCTTTTCGGCTTCTTCTTTGTCCGGCGACCATGTTGTTTCTAGAACCATTACCGGTTCCCGCCAAAAGGAACGTACTACATTGATCGTTTCGCCGAAGGCCGTTTCGGATTCCAAGAACTCGCAGACATGTCTTGAACCCGACGTTAGTCGA AGTGTTTTGGGGATTATATTAGGAGGTGGAGCAGGGACAAGGCTTTACCCGCTAACAAAGAAGAGAGCAAAGCCGGCTGTTCCATTAGGAGGAAATTATAGGCTAATTGATATTCCCGTTAGCAATTGCTTGAACAGTAATGTGTCCAAAATCTACGTTCTGACTCAATTCAATTCCGCTTCTCTCAATCGCCATATTTCCCGCGCATATGCTAGTAACATGGGTGGTTACAAGAACGAAGGGTTCGTTGAAGTTCTTGCTGCTCAGCAAAGTCCCGAGAACCCAAATTGGTTCCAG GGGACTGCAGATGCTGTGAGGCAGTACTTGTGGTTGTTTGAGGAACATAATGTTCTGGAGTTCTTGGTTCTTGCTGGGGACCATTTATATAGAATGAATTATGAAAGTTTTATTCAGGCTCATAGGGAGACTGCTGCTGACATTACGGTGGCTGCATTGCCTATGGATGAAAAACGGGCTGCTTCCTTTGGTCTGATGAAGATTGATGACGAAGGCCGTATAATTGAATTTGCTGAGAAACCCAAAGGGGACCAACTCAAAGCTTTGCAG GTTGACACCACAATTTTAGGTCTTGATGACGAGAGAGCAAAAGAAATGCCTTACATTGCTAGTATGGGCATATATGTTGTCAGTAAAAAGGCGATGTTGGACCTTCTTTCGAAGAAGTTTCCTGGTGCCAATGATTTTGGAAGTGAAGTCATTCCAGGTGCTACTTCCATTGGGATGAGG GTGCAAGCTTACTTGTATGATGGCTATTGGGAAGACATTGGTACAATAGAGGCATTTTACAATGCAAATCTGGGAATTACCAAAAAGCCAGTGCCGGATTTTAG CTTCTATGACCGTTCATCTCCAATCTACACCCAGCCTCGCTATTTGCCTCCATCCAAAATGCTTAATGCTAATGTTACAGATAGTGTTGTTGGTGAGGGTTGTGTTATTAAG AACTGTAGAATTCACCATTCTGTTGTTGGTCTCCGATCTTGCATTTCTGAGGGTGCAATCATAGAAGATACCTTACTAATGGGAGCAGATTATTATGAG ACAGAGGCTGACAGAAAGTTTCTGGCTGCAAAGGGCAGTGTTCCAATTGGTATCGGAAAGAATTCGCACATCAAGAGAGCCATCATTGACAAGAATGCTCGGATAGGCGATGATGTGAAG ATCATTAACAACGACAATGTGCAAGAAGCTGCAAAGGAAACGGATGGATATTTCATTAAGAGTGGGATTGTGACGATAGTGAAGGATGCCTTGATTCCCAGTGGAACTGTAATTTGA
- the LOC108462213 gene encoding elongation factor Ts, mitochondrial, with protein sequence MAFFKNAKQPLGIFLYNIRLSTCSRHGYSTWATKGTSFAQSTDTKASKTAYLYWVSRRFNSQAASSAEQMSLIKQLRERTSAPIKDVKASLVDCNWDIEAAQKELRKRGKVLAMKKSSRTATEGLLALAQNEGKAAVIELNCETDFVARNEIFEYLALALAKKALFVQNSSQQIPGVFSFGPECLEDLKLNLDHPKISGEKTIQNAVTEVAAMMGENIKLRRGVVMSTSSHGVVSAYLHRCPRPGLGRIAGILSLEVENEISQLDALQKVGSELAMHIVAAKPLFLTKEGVTSDVLNNEREILKSQAISTGKSPMAIEKMVDGRLRKYFEEVVIMEQKYFLNDSLSIKTILDNVSKEVGSPVKIGNFFRMEVGEGIQSQEASRSAEPVAQAV encoded by the exons ATGGCTTTCTTCAAAAATGCAAAACAACCGCTTGGGATCTTTTTGTACAACATCAGGCTGAGTACTTGTAGCAGACATGGGTACTCTACTTGGGCAACCAAAGGAACCTCCTTTGCTCAATCTACAGATACCAAAGCCTCAAAAACTGCTTATTTGTATTGGGTTTCGAGAAGATTCAATTCTCAGGCAGCTTCTTCTGCTGAGCAAATGAGCCTTATCAAGCAACTCAGGGAAAGAACGAGTGCTCCCATAAAGGATGTCAAGGCTTCTCTTGTTGATTGCAATTGGGATATTG AGGCTGCACAGAAAGaattgaggaaaagaggaaaGGTTTTGGCCATGAAAAAATCGTCAAGGACTGCTACTGAGGGTCTGCTTGCTCTGGCTCAAAATGAGGGCAAGGCTGCTGTAATTGAACTTAATTGCGAGACGGATTTCGTTGCCAGGAATGAAATTTTTGAGTACTTG GCTTTGGCATTGGCAAAGAAAGCTTTGTTTGTCCAAAACTCTTCCCAACAGATTCCTGGGGTTTTCTCATTTGGGCCTGAGTGTTTAGAG GACTTAAAATTAAATCTTGACCATCCAAAAATTAGTGGGGAGAAAACCATTCAAAATGCAGTTACAGAAGTGGCTGCAATGATGGGAGAGAATATAAAACTCAGGAGGGGTGTTGTGATGTCAACATCTTCGCATGGAGTTGTTTCTGCTTACCTCCATAGATGTCCTCGACCAG GTTTGGGCCGTATTGCTGGAATTTTATCTCTTGAAGTTGAGAATGAGATTTCTCAATTGGATGCCCTCCAAAAGGTTGGCTCAGAGCTAGCAATGCATATTGTGGCAGCGAAGCCATTATTCTTGACAAAGGAAGGTGTGACCTCTGATGTGCTTAACAATGAACGCGAGATTCTGAAGTCTCAG GCCATAAGTACCGGAAAGTCTCCGATGGCCATAGAGAAAATGGTTGATGGTCGTCTGCGTAAATACTTTGAGGAGGTTGTTATTATGGAGCAAAAGTATTTCTTAAATGATTCTTTAAGTATCAAG ACAATTTTGGATAATGTATCAAAGGAAGTTGGCTCACCAGTGAAGATTGGCAACTTTTTCAGAATGGAAGTTGGAGAAGGAATTCAAAG CCAAGAAGCGTCGAGATCAGCCGAACCTGTTGCGCAGGCAGTTTAA